In Leishmania mexicana MHOM/GT/2001/U1103 complete genome, chromosome 24, a genomic segment contains:
- a CDS encoding hypothetical predicted transmembrane protein has product MNGWLIVLIVMGCLSTLYLAIGIAVRYHSGLHHCPEVLPNYRFWCSIVNVFLRVVTCGRCRVPLDRSNRASGIFVLPSRPGAAASPRRVQFELLASDADDDYDINRAMQPAEVVVKY; this is encoded by the coding sequence ATGAACGGGTGGTTGATTGTGTTGATCGTGATGGGGTGCCTTAGCACGCTCTACTTAGCCATTGGCATCGCCGTCCGCTACCACAGCGGTCTGCATCACTGCCCAGAGGTGCTGCCCAACTATCGCTTCTGGTGCAGCATCGTCAACGTTTTCTTGCGCGTGGTAACATGCGGTCGCTGTCGCGTTCCGCTTGACCGCAGCAACCGTGCAAGCGGCATCTTTGTGCTGCCAAGTCGCCctggcgccgcggcgtcccCACGGAGGGTGCAGTTCGAGTTATTAgccagcgacgccgatgaCGACTACGACATCAATCGCGCCATGCAgccggcggaggtggtggtgaagtaCTGA